The Acidobacteriota bacterium genome includes a region encoding these proteins:
- the rfbA gene encoding glucose-1-phosphate thymidylyltransferase RfbA, translating into MSPLRGILLAGGAGTRLHPVTRAVSKQLLPVYDQPMVHYPLSSLMVAGVREVLIITTPQDQAAFRRLLGDGSELGLELSYAVQEAPEGIAQAFLIGAEHLGGARAALALGDNIFHGHGLARVLQRAANRNASSPGAVIFGYRVRDPERYGVVEFDDERRVIGLEEKPAAPKSPYAVPGLYFYDERVVDLARTLEPSARGELEITDLNRLYLAEGTLQVELLGRGVAWLDTGTHEALLQASNFIQALEERQGLKVACLEEVAYRMGYIDADELARLAETTNDTYGRYLSLVLEEGR; encoded by the coding sequence ATGAGTCCGCTAAGAGGAATCCTGCTCGCGGGCGGCGCTGGCACACGGCTCCATCCGGTGACGCGCGCGGTCAGCAAGCAGTTGCTGCCGGTGTACGACCAGCCGATGGTCCACTATCCGCTGTCCAGCCTGATGGTGGCGGGTGTGCGAGAGGTTCTGATCATCACGACGCCGCAGGACCAGGCAGCCTTCAGGCGCCTGCTGGGCGACGGCAGCGAGCTCGGCCTCGAGCTTTCCTATGCGGTGCAGGAAGCGCCGGAGGGCATCGCCCAGGCGTTCCTGATCGGCGCCGAGCACCTGGGCGGAGCGAGGGCGGCGCTCGCGCTTGGCGACAACATCTTCCACGGCCACGGCCTGGCCCGGGTGCTCCAGCGGGCCGCGAACCGAAACGCCTCCTCGCCGGGTGCAGTGATCTTCGGCTACCGCGTCCGGGATCCCGAGCGGTACGGAGTGGTCGAGTTCGATGACGAGCGGCGGGTGATCGGGTTGGAGGAAAAGCCTGCGGCGCCGAAGTCGCCCTACGCGGTTCCAGGTCTGTACTTCTACGATGAGCGGGTGGTCGACCTGGCGCGGACGCTTGAACCCTCGGCGCGCGGCGAACTGGAGATCACCGACCTGAACCGCCTTTACCTGGCTGAGGGCACGCTCCAGGTCGAGCTCCTCGGTCGCGGCGTCGCCTGGCTCGACACGGGGACGCACGAGGCGTTGCTTCAGGCGAGCAACTTCATCCAGGCGCTCGAGGAACGTCAGGGACTGAAGGTCGCCTGCCTGGAGGAGGTGGCCTATCGCATGGGGTACATCGACGCGGACGAGCTGGCGCGGCTGGCGGAAACGACGAACGACACCTATGGTCGTTACCTGAGCCTCGTCCTGGAGGAGGGACGTTGA
- the rfbC gene encoding dTDP-4-dehydrorhamnose 3,5-epimerase translates to MSAPPRVHRTGLPHVLIVEPAVHRDGRGFFLESHNSSTFGVSGVERPWVQDNHSRSGRATLRGLHLQCRRQQTKLVRVTRGEVFDVAVDVRRGSPSFLGWTGCVLSEDNFRQLYIPRGFAHGFCVISESAEVQYKCDDYYDRDDELSIAWDDPQIGIDWPVEEPLLSDRDRAAPTIAGCFEQLPTFSY, encoded by the coding sequence TTGAGCGCGCCGCCCAGGGTCCACCGGACCGGGTTGCCCCATGTGCTGATCGTCGAACCCGCTGTTCACCGGGACGGCCGCGGTTTCTTCCTTGAGAGCCATAACTCGTCCACGTTCGGGGTGTCCGGCGTGGAGAGGCCCTGGGTTCAGGACAATCACTCGCGGTCTGGCCGCGCGACGCTGCGTGGCCTCCACCTTCAGTGTCGCCGGCAGCAGACGAAGCTCGTTCGCGTCACCCGGGGCGAAGTCTTCGACGTCGCCGTGGATGTGCGGCGCGGCTCTCCGTCGTTCCTGGGCTGGACCGGCTGCGTCCTGTCGGAGGACAACTTCCGCCAGCTCTACATCCCGCGCGGTTTCGCCCACGGCTTCTGCGTGATCAGCGAGAGCGCCGAGGTGCAGTACAAGTGCGACGACTACTACGACCGGGACGACGAACTCTCGATTGCCTGGGACGACCCCCAGATCGGGATCGACTGGCCGGTCGAGGAGCCGCTGCTCTCGGACCGCGACCGGGCGGCGCCGACCATCGCGGGATGTTTCGAGCAGCTGCCGACGTTCTCGTATTGA
- a CDS encoding DUF4301 family protein, translating to MSAAAERLEPPPDQDGLIAADHEQLEAHEIGVEEARRQLALLRDPPPPTKLVRPALVGDGILPLPRGAEGARLAKEGRSAARAGRLIRFVPASGAASRLFAELRRAQAGGFAATDPVLVRFEKTRRQLPFDCGPSELLERYGDAPKALIPFHRYADGEQRTALEEHLVEAAALVGGSGSAAAHFSVAVHHRAAFEALLGDRLSVLERRLGCRFDVSLSHQSPATDSVAVDADGEPFRVANVPEASLLVRPGGHGALLGNLQSLADRGFELIGVKNIDNVQPEQAQGAAVRAMRILAGMALELARRSHRPARVCGVVPATGTAGGGPFWVQETYGEVRLQIVETSQIDLEDGEQAAILARSTHFNPVFLVCAARRPAGRAYRLEDYVDHDTSFVVRKSHGGRELTALERPGLWNGSMAGWETQFVELPGEVYTPVKSVFDLAGAEHQSAEGELR from the coding sequence ATGAGTGCAGCAGCGGAACGACTGGAGCCGCCGCCGGATCAGGACGGTCTGATAGCCGCCGACCACGAGCAGCTCGAGGCGCACGAGATCGGTGTTGAGGAGGCCAGGCGGCAGTTGGCGCTGCTGCGCGATCCGCCGCCCCCGACGAAGCTCGTGCGTCCGGCCCTGGTCGGCGACGGCATCCTCCCACTGCCTCGAGGCGCCGAGGGCGCTCGGCTGGCCAAGGAGGGGCGATCCGCCGCGCGGGCGGGCCGGCTGATCCGGTTCGTGCCGGCGTCGGGGGCCGCATCGCGGCTGTTCGCGGAGCTTCGACGAGCCCAGGCCGGCGGTTTTGCCGCGACCGACCCGGTTCTGGTCCGTTTCGAGAAGACCCGGCGCCAGCTTCCGTTCGACTGCGGTCCTTCCGAACTGCTGGAGCGGTACGGCGATGCACCCAAGGCCCTGATCCCGTTCCACCGCTACGCCGATGGCGAGCAGCGGACCGCGCTGGAGGAGCACCTGGTGGAGGCGGCCGCGCTGGTGGGCGGCAGCGGCTCCGCGGCGGCGCACTTCTCGGTTGCCGTCCATCACCGGGCGGCCTTCGAGGCGCTCCTCGGCGACCGGCTCTCCGTACTCGAACGGCGGCTGGGGTGCCGATTCGACGTCTCGCTCTCCCACCAGTCGCCGGCGACGGACAGCGTCGCGGTCGATGCGGATGGCGAGCCGTTCCGGGTGGCCAATGTTCCCGAAGCTTCATTGCTGGTCCGGCCCGGTGGGCACGGCGCACTGCTCGGCAACCTCCAGTCCCTGGCCGATCGGGGTTTCGAGTTGATCGGGGTGAAGAACATCGACAACGTCCAGCCCGAGCAGGCCCAGGGCGCGGCGGTTCGCGCCATGCGGATCCTGGCTGGGATGGCACTGGAACTGGCGCGACGTTCACACCGGCCAGCCAGGGTCTGCGGCGTCGTTCCCGCGACCGGTACTGCCGGCGGAGGCCCCTTCTGGGTTCAGGAAACATATGGCGAGGTGCGACTTCAGATCGTCGAGACCTCCCAGATCGACCTCGAGGACGGCGAACAGGCGGCGATCCTGGCTCGGTCCACGCACTTCAACCCGGTGTTCCTGGTCTGCGCGGCGCGCCGGCCCGCCGGTAGGGCGTACCGATTGGAGGACTACGTCGACCATGACACCAGCTTCGTGGTCCGCAAGAGTCATGGCGGCCGGGAGCTGACCGCTCTGGAACGTCCCGGTCTGTGGAACGGATCGATGGCCGGCTGGGAAACGCAGTTCGTGGAGTTGCCGGGCGAGGTGTACACACCGGTCAAGAGCGTGTTCGATCTCGCCGGAGCCGAGCACCAGTCCGCGGAAGGGGAACTTCGATGA